The following proteins are encoded in a genomic region of Hippopotamus amphibius kiboko isolate mHipAmp2 chromosome 8, mHipAmp2.hap2, whole genome shotgun sequence:
- the SELENOM gene encoding selenoprotein M, whose translation MHLPLPLPPLLLLLAAVAAATTTFRPDWNRLHGLARGRVETCGGUQLNRLKEVKAFVTQDIPLYHNLVMKHLPGADPELVLLGHRFEELERIPLSDMTREEINALVQELGFYRKASADEPVPPEYLRAPARPAEGAPDRADL comes from the exons ATGCACCTCCCGCTGCCTTTGCCGCCCCTGCTGCTGCTCCTCGCGGCAGTCGCGGCCGCCACCACCACCTTCCGGCCCGACTGGAACCGTCTACACGGCCTGGCCCGAGGCCGGGTAGAG ACATGTGGGGGATGACAGCTTAATCGCCTGAAGGAG GTGAAGGCCTTCGTCACCCAGGACATCCCACTCTA CCACAACCTGGTAATGAAACACCTCCCGGGGGCCGACCCAGAGCTCGTGCTGCTGGGCCACCGCTTCGAGGAACTGGAG CGAATCCCACTCAGCGACATGACGCGCGAGGAGATCAACGCGCTGGTGCAGGAGCTCGGCTTCTACCGCAAGGCGTCTGCCGACGAGCCTGTGCCCCCCGAGTACCTGCGGGCGCCGGCTAGGCCCGCCGAAGGCGCTCCTGACCGCGCTGACCTGTAG